From the genome of Nicotiana sylvestris chromosome 2, ASM39365v2, whole genome shotgun sequence, one region includes:
- the LOC104248472 gene encoding protein FAR-RED IMPAIRED RESPONSE 1-like, which yields MPYATFVGINHHRQFILLGCAFMSHEDIDSYKLVFRTWLEAMGNVHPDAIITDQYQSIKVAIAEVMPNTIHRYCICHIFSKLPLYLSGVRPSKIARGEFKSMVLDSITIEVFERKWTEYIARYNLHTRNWFNKLYSEKENWVPVYLDVYSWAGMLSTQRSEGMHMFFDGYITHQSTLRIFVHQYELAIRAKHEKELEAEYRSKGFQIVCESRFKWEEYTRTICKWFESRGILCYHILKILSHKKIDKIDERYILTRWRSDVIRPHLNRFHQVGYPNMAPEYKTYKSMLKYFDMACDIALGTSVKVQCVKHNLKKMVHDLQN from the exons ATGCCATATGCTACATTTGTTGGCATCAATCACCATAGACAGTTCATCTTACTGGGATGTGCTTTCATGTCTCATGAAGATATCGATAGTTACAAATTAGTTTTTAGAACTTGGCTTGAGGCCATGGGAAATGTTCATCCAGATGCGATCATAACTGATCAGTATCAGAGCATTAAGGTAGCCATTGCTGAAGTGATGCCAAATACAATACATAGGTATTGTATTTGTCATATATTTTCAAAGTTGCCTCTTTACTTAAGTGGTGTTCGTCCTTCTAAAATTGCACGTGGAGAATTTAAATCCATGGTCCTTGATAGCATTACTATTGAAGTTTTTGAGAGAAAATGGACAGAATATATTGCAAGATATAATTTACATACAAGGAATTGGTTCAACAAGCTTTATTCTGAGAAGGAAAATTGGGTTCCTGTGTACCTTGATGTGTATTCTTGGGCTGGTATGCTATCTACGCAAAGAAGTGAGGGGATGCATATGTTCTTTGATGGATATATTACCCATCAAAGCACTCTTAGGATCTTTGTTCACCAGTATGAGTTAGCTATAAGAGCTAAGCATGAGAAAGAGTTGGAAGCGGAATACAGGTCAAAGGGATTTCAAATTGTGTGTGAGTCAAGGTTCAAGTGGGAGGAGTATACGCGTACAAT TTGCAAATGGTTCGAGTCTAGAGGGATACTTTGTTACCATATACTCAAGATCTTGTCGCACAAGAAGATTgataaaattgatgaaaggtaTATACTGACAAGGTGGAGAAGCGATGTTATTAGGCCACACTTGAATCGGTTCCATCAAGTTGGTTACCCAAACATGGCTCCTGAGTACAAGACATACAAGAGCATGTTGAAGTACTTTGACATGGCTTGTGATATAGCATTGGGCACTAGCGTGAAGGTTCAATGTGTTAAGCATAATTTGAAGAAGATGGTGCATGATCTTCAAAACTAG
- the LOC138886468 gene encoding protein FAR1-RELATED SEQUENCE 5-like translates to MKSYDSLLNEYEGVDVDSHGSFNNVVHLDDEEPDGKYHGEANDDEDKDSLFAFYKEHARLKGFSVVKNFNKKDGDTAMYITYCCDRSRIRKTNFTTKSNNCKARLAVVLDDSGCWHVSKVLHDHNHDLLSSVSCLMAGYRSVCDSLKRDLVAHDESGIRPSKYIRLAEVQRGGPQNLGCTPKDCRNFILKSRNFEMQEGDI, encoded by the exons ATGAAATCGTATGATAGTTTGTTGAATGAATACGAAGGGGTTGATGTTGATTCTCATGGCAGTTTCAACAATGTTGTGCACTTAGATGATGAAGAACCCGATGGAAAATATCACGGAGAAGCTAACGATGATGA AGATAAAGATTCTTTGTTTGCATTCTACAAAGAACATGCACGACTGAAAGGATTCTCCGTCGTCAAAAATTTCAACAAGAAGGATGGTGACACTGCCATGTACATAACTTACTGTTGTGATAGGTCTAGGATTCGAAAAACCAATTTTACCACCAAGAGTAACAATTGTAAAGCTAGGCTAGCTGTTGTTTTGGATGATTCTGGTTGTTGGCACGTCTCTAAGGTCCTTCATGATCACAATCATGATTTGCTCTCATCCGTATCGTGCCTGATGGCTGGATATAGGTCCGTTTGTGATTCTTTGAAGAGGGATCTTGTAGCTCATGATGAATCTGGTATTAGACCCTCCAAGTATATTAGACTTGCTGAGGTTCAACGTGGTGGACCGCAAAATTTAGGTTGCACTCCAAAGGATTGTAGAAACTTTATTTTGAAGAGTAGGAATTTTGAAATGCAAGAAGGGGACATATAG